Within the Flavobacterium sp. N502536 genome, the region CTGATGTCTTCTGGCATCAATAAACCTTTATATATTATGGTAGTTGTCGATAAACTAGAGAAATAAAACATGTGGCTTTCTGAGGTTTTAGATCCTCTAACGGCATGTTCGGCAATTTTTCTAGCTGCAAAAAGTTTTGCATTGAATTCATTTTCAGTTAAATCCTGACCGTTTTTGCTAACAAAAACCTGTTTAACTGTTGGTTCTTTTTCTGCGGCAATCTGCCCTAAATTTTCCACTTCAACAGGTACATCTCTCCAACCAAGGATTTTTAAGTTCTGATCCTTAATAGTCGATTCGAAAGCGTTGATACAAAAAGAAACCTGGTTTTTGCTTTTTGGTAAAAAAACCATTCCTACTGCATACTCACGTGTTTCAGGGATTTCAAAATCACAGACCTTTTTAAAAAAATCATGTGGGATGTCGAATAAAATTCCAGCTCCGTCTCCAGTTCTTCCATCAGAACTAACTGCACCACGATGTTCCAATTTTATTAAGATATCCAATGCTTTGTGAATAATATCATTTGATTTAATACCATTCAAATTACAAATAAATCCTGCACCACAATTGTCGTGTTCAAATTCAGGCAAATAAAGCCCTTGTTCTTTAACTTTCATTCTTGATATTTTTTTTACAAAAATAGAGATTTCGTTAAACATAATGTATTGAAATGATGATTTGGCTTTCATTTTTGTTGTAATAATAGAAAAAGGCTTCTTAATTGATAATATTGTTATTTTAACCATTGCGAATTATTAAAATGACAATTAGGATTAAAATATATTAGGAAAAATCGCTGTAAGGCTAATGAATACGGTGGTGTTTTTGTTAAATATCAAACGTTTTAGTAGTTTTTAGTTAATATTAATAAATTGTTTAGTTAACCATTTCTTTGCATTCAAAAAGAATAAACGTTTCGTGCATATCACACGTATTATTTAATTGAAAAAGATTTTACTATTAAGTTGAATTTTGCTACTTTTGTCGCACTTTTATTCTGAAATAAATTCAGAACCAGACAAATTCTATATTATGAACATACACGAATATCAAGGAAAAGAAATTTTAGCAAGTTACGGAGTACGCATTCAACGCGGAATTGTGGCTAACAATGCGGTTGAAGCTGTGGCTGCTGCAAAACAATTAACTGCCGAAACTGGTACAGGATGGCATGTGATAAAAGCACAAATTCACGCAGGTGGACGTGGAAAAGGTGGTGGAGTGAAGTTGGCTAAAAACTTGCAACAAGTTGAAGAAATTGCTGAACAAATCATCGGAATGCAATTGATTACACCTCAAACTTCTGCTGAGGGTAAAAAAGTAAACAAAGTTTTAGTTGCTGAAGATGTTTATTATCCTGGCGAAAGTGAAACTTCTGAGTTTTATGTTTCTGTTTTATTGAATAGAGGTACAGGACGTAACATGATTATGTATTCTACTGAAGGAGGAATGGATATCGAAGAAGTTGCGGAGCATACACCACACTTAATCTTTACAGAAGAAATTGATCCAACTGTTGGATTACAAGGTTTTCAAGCAAGAAGAATTGCTTTTAACTTAGGCCTTTCTGGAAATGCTTTTAAAGAAATGGTGAAATTCATCGATTCATTATACAACGCTTATGTTGGTTCTGATGCATCTATGTTCGAAATCAACCCGGTTTTGAAAACTTCAGATAACAAAATTATGGCTGTTGATGCTAAAGTAAATATCGATGATAATGCTTTATACAGACAAGCAAAATATGCTGAGATGAGAGATATCCGTGAGGAGAATCCAATCGAGGTTGAAGCTAAAGAAGTAGGATTGAACTATGTAGATCTTGACGGTACTGTAGGTTGTATGGTAAACGGAGCTGGTCTTGCAATGGCAACTATGGATTTAATTAAATACGCTGGATTTGAGCCTGCTAACTTCTTAGACGTTGGTGGAACTGCTGATGCAAAACGTGTTGAAACTGCTTTCCGTATTATCTTAAAAGATCCTAACGTAAAAGCTATTTTGATCAATATCTTCGGAGGAATCGTTCGTTGTGACCGTGTTGCTCAAGGTGTTGTTGATGCTTACAAAAACATGGGTGATGCTATCAATGTGCCAATTATTGTTCGTTTGCAAGGAACAAATGCTGAAATTGCAAAAGAATTAATTGACAATTCAGGTATGCCAATTTTATCAGCTGTTCAATTTCAAGAAGCTGCTGATCAGGTTAAAGCTGCACTTTCTTAATTAAATAAGAAATCAATTTATATAGAAAATCCATTCCGAAAGGAGTGGATTTTTTTTGTTTTTAACCGTAAAGAATTACGCAAAGTTCGCAAAGTTTTTTTAACCACGAATTCACGAATTATTTTTTATAATCTTTGAGAATAAAAATTCGTGAATTCGTGGCTATTTTAAACAACTAGCTTTGCGAAGTTTGCGGTTAAAATAAAAAATTATTTCAAAACCGTCGGCAGTTCTACAATTTCAAAATCGGAGTTGTGTTTGAAAAAGTCTCTTATCATAGCGGTATGCCCGGCTCCCAATAAAACCATGATTTTATCATCTTTACTTTCGGTCAGTTTTTGAATCAAAGCATACATGTAGAGATTTCTTCTGTACCACTCAGAAACTAGAAATGCCCCCACAAAATTGTCTGTTTTACCTCCTTTAATTGCCGTTTCCAGATACCAGCTAACATTGTCTTCATTGGATTCTTTTGAGTTAATGTCCACAAGTAATTCGGTTAGGGAATATTTGGCAATTTTTTCATTCTGGTCTTTTTCGTAGCTTTTCATCGTCTCTTCATTTTTTTTGATCAGATCAAACTGATTGGCAGCTGTCATGCCTTTTACTAAACTGTCGTATGGGAAGTCGGTATCGTTATAATCAATTCCGTATAACTTTTTGTGTCCTAATTTTTTGGCCGATCTTAAAGCTACTTGTACGATTTCATCGGCGCGTTTATGCAACAAACTATCTGTGTTTTTGGCATAAAATTTATCCAGTTTGTCTTGTTTCTGATAATTCCATTCCACAAAAATTTTGTCCGGACCAAACTTTTTAATTTTATTGGTAATGTTTTCCAGTTCTTTTTGGCTCTTGTCTGACATAACATTAAAGCTGTTTATTTTAGCAACGTCAAGTCCCGGGTTTTCAAAATGGAAGGTTCCAAGTAATAGCACTTGTTTCTTTTTGGATTGTGCAGAAACAGTATGGAATGCGAGAGCAAAAAACAGTAATAAGGCGATTTTTTTCATGATGATTGGTTTTTAAATTCAAGACAAATGTAGCGTAGCTTTTCAGGTGAAATTCGGGTTTTTGATGAACAGTAGATTTCAAATTACAAACCTTGAGAATCAGCGGTTGAAAAATTTGGTGTATCGATTTTGATAGTTTGTCACCCAAAATAGCGGTTTCGTATAAATATAGTATCCATATGAAGGTATAGTTGTATTTTTGAAAGGACAACACGGTTATTATGAAGCTAAAAATTCCATTTTCCTATCATATCGCTCTTTTTTTAGGATTGTTTATCACCTTAAACCTTTGGGATATTGGTGTTAACAATCGGGACATGGAGTTAGTCTTCAACTGGATTTCCTATATGTTTAACATTAGTTTCGTACTGGTAATCTTCATCGTTTACCTCTTAAACTTTTATACTTTTTGCAATTGGTTTTTAAACAGAAGGAAAATTCTTTTTTATGTGATGAGTATTCCTGTCTCCCTGTTAATTTTTGCGGCACTACGGTATTTCGTTCAGGAAGTGATCCTTTATGAGCTTACCGGAATTCATAATTATGCAAAAGAAACCAGAGAGATAGGCTATTATATTAAGGATAATTTTTTCTTTGGGCTGCCTGCTGTTATTTTAAGCAGTCTGGCTTATCTGTTCTTTCATTTTCAGGAAGCGCAGAAACAAAATCAGGAATTAGTATTAGAAAATAAAAAGGCCGAGCTCCAAATGCTGAAATCGCAGGTGAGTCCGCATTTTTTGTTTAATACTTTAAATTCCTTTTACAGTCAGCTGGTTTTGAAAGATGATGCAATGGCTTCGGATATTTTAGTACTTTCGGATTTGCTGCGTTATGTTATTACAGAAACGGAAAAGGATGAGGTATTGCTTTCTAAAGAAATTCAGTTTGTACAAAACTATATTCATTTACAGAAAAAAAGATTTGAAGATCTGCTTTACCTAGATTTTATAATTGAAGGAAAGTATGCAACAGAAAAGATTCTTTCATCGGCTTTGGTTCATTTTATTGAAAATGTTTTCAAACATGGAAAATTGAACAATGAGAAAGAGAAAGCAGTTATTTCTATTGTCATAAAAGAAAACTTTTTAGAGCTGTCGACCTTTAACTATAATGCCGAAGGCGAGAATTATTCTTCAACCGGAATTGGTTTTGATAATTTAAGGAAACGTTTGGAGCATGCTTATAAAGGGGAGTTTACACTCGAGAAAACAGCAGAAAAGAATACCTTTAAAACCTATTTAAAAATACCGCTAAAAAAGTAATATGAAATATAAGTGTATCATTGTTGATGACGAACCGCCGGCAACGCGTATTCTGGAAAATTACATCGGGAAAGTCTCTTTTTTGGAAAAAACAGCTGTTTTCAATGATGCATTGAAAGCATTAGAATTTTTAAATACACAAAAGGTTGATGTCATTTTTCTCGATATTCAGATGCCGCAGTTAACCGGTTTACAACTTTCCAGAATTATTTCGAAAGAGATCAAAGTGATCTTCACGACCGCTTATCCGGATTTTGCTTTAGAGGGTTTTGAATTAAATGCAGTCGATTATTTATTGAAACCAATTGCTTTTGAACGATTTTATCAGGCCGTTTCTAAACTAAATACTGATTCAAAAACAGAGGTTGTACCCAACAACTCCTCTGACTTTATTTTTATTAAAACAGACGGAAAAAATAAGTTCGTAAAGCTGTTTTTAGACGAGATTCTGTATGTAGAAAGTCTTCAGAACTATGTTTGTATTCATACAGTGAATCAGCAAATTATCACGCATTCGTCTTTAAAAAATGTAATCGAATCGCTGCCCGAAAGAGATTTTGTCCAGATACATAAATCATACGTGTTGGCTTTGAAACAAATTGAATCGACAGACAGTTTTTCGGTTTTTGTCAATGGTAAAGAACTGCCTATTGGAGCGACTTTTAAAGATGCTTTTTTTGATAGAATTGATAAGAATAAGATATAAGTTTGTTTTGATGGTGATTTCTACCGCAAGGGGCGCAAAAGTTTTTTCTTAGATTGCGCTTAATAACCGCAAAGTTCGCAAAGTTTTTTTCTTAGGTTGTGCTTAATAAACGCAAAGTTCGCAAAGCTTTATCCATTATAGCTTTGCGAACTTTGCGGTTGTATAGATTCTTATAATTAAAAATCCTTGCACTCTTTGCGGTTAAACAAACAGTACTATTTTTTATTCTTCCCGTTTTTGTAAACCACTTTTTCTACCACTGATGGTTTTCCGTTGCCTTTTGGGAACTCTTTCTTTTTAGGTTTTTTGGCAGCCGAACTTGATTTCGATGAACTTTGATCGCCTCTTGCTCTTTCAGGATCTTTTGGAGCAGCTTTAAATTCAGGTCGGTTTGAACTGTCTTTCTTTGGAATTTCAGCTTTATGTTTGGCTAAAACATCATTTGGGTTTTTAGGGTTTTCTTTCGTTCCTCTTAAATGAATTACCAGTCCGTTTAAGAAGTTACGCAAAACCTGATCGCCACATTCCATATAATTCTCATGATCTTCGGCTCTAAAAAAAGCGCCCAATTCTGATTTTGAAATTCTAAAATCTACTAATTCTAAAATTTCTACTATTTGGTCGTCACGGAGCATCAAAGCCACGCGAAGTTTTTTTAGGATATCGTTGTTTGTCATCGTTTAATTTTTTACAAAGGTACGTTTTAAAAGTAATTTGATTGCAATTTATTGAGTGGGGTGAGTTTTTTTTGCCACGAATTTCATGAATTTTCGCAAATTGTATTGCGTTCAAATTTAATTAGTGAAAATTCACGGAATTGGTTAATGAATTTGCTAATGATGTGGTTTTGACTGTTTTTTGCTTAAAAGTGTATTTATAAGAAATATCTTTAAAATTTTGATATGAAAAAGGAATTTTAGTGAAATAAAGTGTTAAATTACGGGTCTAACAAACCAAATTATTAACCATTTTTAACTAAATTTTTATGAAACAAAAGAATTTTACCTTTTCCTTCGTTTTGTTCTTACTTGCTTCAGGCATACTGTTTGCACAAAAAATAACGGTAAAAGGAAGCGTAACAGATGAGAGGGGAGTTTCAATGCCAGGTGTAAACATTCTGGAAAAAGGAACTTCCAATACTGCTACTTCTGGTTTAGACGGGGATTTTGCCATTAGCGTAAATAAAGGATCAGTCCTGCTATTTTCGTTCGTTGGGTACAAAATGAATGAAGCTACCGTAACAGGAAGTATTTTGAATGTAAAAATGAATCCGGATTCCAAAGAGTTGGAGGCAGTGACGGTAACCGCTTTTGGGATAAAAAATAAAACAAAATCTTTGGGTTACGCCAGCCAGACTTTGAAGGCGTTGGATATCGAAAGACCGGGTCAATTAAATGCTCTTGAGAGTTTGCAAGGGGGAGTAGCGGGAGTAACCATAAGTAAAACTTCAGGAGGAGTTGGTGCAGGTGTAGATATTGTTATTCGTGGTGTTTCTTCTTTAGATCCGTCTAATAATAATCAGCCTTTGATTATTATTGATGGGAACCCTGTAAATAATTCTACGGCTATAGGAAATGTAGCGCCCTCAAAAGGCTCTAATTCTGTGAGTAGCGGAGAACAGTTTTCGTTTTCTAACAGAGCAATAGATATTAATCCGGAGGATATCGAAAGCTACACCGTTCTTAAAGGAGCCGGTGCTACGGCATTGTATGGTATTTTGGCTGGTAATGGTGTGATTATTATCACTACCAAAAGAGGAAAAGAAGGAAAGCCAAAAATTAATATCAATTCCAGCATTTCTTTTAGTGAGGTAAATCATTATCCGGAGCTGCAATCCAAATACAGAGAAGGTCTAAACGGAGCTTCTTATGTAAAAAGTACCGTGTCGAATAGTCCTAGCGGTTTTGAATGGGTAAATCCTGCGAGCCCGGAGGATTCTGGAGTTTTGGACCGGAATATTCCAGTTCAGATGGTGCGGGAATTAAGTACAGAAATTTTTATAAAGATTTCTTTAAAACGGGTGTGACTCAAAATTTAGGTGTGAGTGTAAGCGGAGGAACAGAGAAAATCAATTATTTTGTATCTGCTTCTACCAGTAAAGATGAAGGCATTGTACCCAATACCTCTTACCAAAGAAAAACGTTCAAAGCAAATGGAGGGTATCAAATTTCTGAAAAATTTAAAATAGGGACTTCTTTTGCTTATACAAAATCGGGAGGCATAAGATCTAATAATGGAGACAAATCGGTTATGAGTTCTCTGGCATATTGGTCCCCTTCTATTGATGTAAACGATTATCTTACTGCTGAGGGAAAAGAAAAAGATTATACAAATGGTATTATCGATCAGCCAAGGTATTTTACTTCTGTAAGTAATTTAAAAGATGATGTAAATCGTATTATTGCTTCGGCCGATTTTAATTATCAGGCAACTTCATGGTTAAACTTTGTGTATAGAGCTAGTGTAGATAATTATTCTGAAACAAGAAACAGATATGTTCCTGCTAATCTTGATGTGGGAACAGCAGTAAATGGTTTTATTCTGGATGAAAATATTGGTTTTACCGGACTTAATTCCAGTTTTGTGATTACGGCCAATAAAAAATTTGGAAATTTTAATACCACCCTTACCTTAGGAAATCAAATTTTGGATACCAAAAACACCTATTCAAATGTAAGAGGAGAAGGAATTTTTATTACAGATTTTAATAATATTTCTAATGCGACCAATTTGTTTGCTTATAATTTGGGTCAAGAGCGCGTAAGAAACGTGGGAAACTTTTTTGAAGCAAAAGCAGATTATAAAGAAATTATTTATCTGGGTGTTACGGGGCGATACGATCAGGTATCTACTTTGCCGGTAAAAAATAATAAATTTGATTATTATTCTACGAATTTGTCTTTTCTTTTTGGAGATCTGATTGACCAGAACAAATCTATTTTGTCTTATGGAAAATTAAGAACATCCTGGGCACAAAGCGGAAAAACACCTCCGTTTGCGATCTTTAGAAAAAATATAAAAGATGTCAACTTTCCATTCAACGGAGTTGGAGGAGTATCTGCCACATCTGTTGATGCCAATCCAAATTTGAAAGCCGAAATTATATCGACTTGGGAAATAGGTACAGATTTACGTTTTTTTAGAGATAGAATACGACTGGAATACACTTATTTTAACAGAGTTAGTGACGATCAGATTATTCAAAGAATCGTGCCGCAATCCTCTTCAATTACTGCATTTTGGGACAATGGGGGATCTTTAAAAACAACAGGAAACGAATTGACTTTAGGTGCAGATTGGTTTAAAAATCCAAAGTTCAGCTGGACGTCTACGCTAAATTTTACACAATACAAAACTAAGGTTACAGAATTGCCTTTTGAAAATATTATTTTCGGATATGACTCTCAGGCTACCAATATAACTTCACAAGTACGTTTGGGCGATGCAGCGGGAACACTTTATGGACAGTCCTGGCAACGCGTAGATGGTAAAGTAGTGATTGGTGCAAACGGATTGCCCGTTTTTAATAAAACAAGTACCGGAGCCATAGCCATAAATAAGATTGGCGAGGCTTTTCCGGACTGGGTAGCTACGCTAAACAATACGTTCAAAATTCAAAATTTTGATATTGGATTTTTGCTGGAATATAAAAAAGGCGGAGATGCGTACGATACAGCCAGAAGAAACGGAATTAGAAATGGTGTTTTGGGAGTTACGGCAGACCGAAACGAAAGTGCTGTTTTAGATGGTGTAAAATCTGATGGAGCAGGAGGATATGTGCCTAATGATATCCCTATAAATAAATCGTTGCGCAACAATTATTACAACAATACGATTTACAATACAGCTGCAGATGCTCTTATACAGGACGCCTCCTGGTTTAAGCTTAGAAATGTGTCGGTTACTTATAATATGACCAAAGAAGCATTAAAAACCATTGGTGTTTCTAATTTGTCTTTTACCGTATCGGGGAGTAATTTCTTGATTTGGACACCATTTGATGGTTTCGATCCGGAAGGTTCCAGCTATAGTGCCGGTACCAATGTTTACGGATTTACAGGTTTGACCACTCCGCTTACACAATCATATTCATTTAGTATTAATCTAGGATTTTAATTTATAAAAGATGAAAAATATATTCAAAACCTTCTTGATAATAAGCATTGTCCTAACAACTTATAGCTGTAGCGATGATTATTTTGATATAAATACACCGGGAAATGTAATACCTGATGCGAATAAAAATCTGAAAGATTTATTGGGTCCTGCAATTTACTACACATTTGATGCTCAGTATACTGCTGCGACCAGAGTTTCTTTGCTAACGCAATATACTTCCTCTGCACTTAATTCGTCAGTAGGGGTAGACAATCATTACGAAGAATCCTTAGATAGCTATTGGTCTTCTGCGTATGTAAAAGCTTTAGGAAACCTAAAAGAAGTAGCCGATAAAGCCGATGAAACAAAATCATCACATTACAAGGGGATTGTTCAAATTTTACAAGCTGTAAATTTTGGATTGCTGACGGATCTGTACGGAGATATACCTTTTTCGCAGGCGTCATTGGCATCACAGAATTTTAAGCCGGAATATGACCGTCAGGAAGAGGTTTATAAAGGTATAAACAACCTATTAGATCAGGCAATTGC harbors:
- the sucC gene encoding ADP-forming succinate--CoA ligase subunit beta; the protein is MNIHEYQGKEILASYGVRIQRGIVANNAVEAVAAAKQLTAETGTGWHVIKAQIHAGGRGKGGGVKLAKNLQQVEEIAEQIIGMQLITPQTSAEGKKVNKVLVAEDVYYPGESETSEFYVSVLLNRGTGRNMIMYSTEGGMDIEEVAEHTPHLIFTEEIDPTVGLQGFQARRIAFNLGLSGNAFKEMVKFIDSLYNAYVGSDASMFEINPVLKTSDNKIMAVDAKVNIDDNALYRQAKYAEMRDIREENPIEVEAKEVGLNYVDLDGTVGCMVNGAGLAMATMDLIKYAGFEPANFLDVGGTADAKRVETAFRIILKDPNVKAILINIFGGIVRCDRVAQGVVDAYKNMGDAINVPIIVRLQGTNAEIAKELIDNSGMPILSAVQFQEAADQVKAALS
- a CDS encoding DUF5694 domain-containing protein; the protein is MKKIALLLFFALAFHTVSAQSKKKQVLLLGTFHFENPGLDVAKINSFNVMSDKSQKELENITNKIKKFGPDKIFVEWNYQKQDKLDKFYAKNTDSLLHKRADEIVQVALRSAKKLGHKKLYGIDYNDTDFPYDSLVKGMTAANQFDLIKKNEETMKSYEKDQNEKIAKYSLTELLVDINSKESNEDNVSWYLETAIKGGKTDNFVGAFLVSEWYRRNLYMYALIQKLTESKDDKIMVLLGAGHTAMIRDFFKHNSDFEIVELPTVLK
- a CDS encoding sensor histidine kinase encodes the protein MKLKIPFSYHIALFLGLFITLNLWDIGVNNRDMELVFNWISYMFNISFVLVIFIVYLLNFYTFCNWFLNRRKILFYVMSIPVSLLIFAALRYFVQEVILYELTGIHNYAKETREIGYYIKDNFFFGLPAVILSSLAYLFFHFQEAQKQNQELVLENKKAELQMLKSQVSPHFLFNTLNSFYSQLVLKDDAMASDILVLSDLLRYVITETEKDEVLLSKEIQFVQNYIHLQKKRFEDLLYLDFIIEGKYATEKILSSALVHFIENVFKHGKLNNEKEKAVISIVIKENFLELSTFNYNAEGENYSSTGIGFDNLRKRLEHAYKGEFTLEKTAEKNTFKTYLKIPLKK
- a CDS encoding LytR/AlgR family response regulator transcription factor, with the translated sequence MKYKCIIVDDEPPATRILENYIGKVSFLEKTAVFNDALKALEFLNTQKVDVIFLDIQMPQLTGLQLSRIISKEIKVIFTTAYPDFALEGFELNAVDYLLKPIAFERFYQAVSKLNTDSKTEVVPNNSSDFIFIKTDGKNKFVKLFLDEILYVESLQNYVCIHTVNQQIITHSSLKNVIESLPERDFVQIHKSYVLALKQIESTDSFSVFVNGKELPIGATFKDAFFDRIDKNKI
- a CDS encoding DUF1456 family protein, which gives rise to MTNNDILKKLRVALMLRDDQIVEILELVDFRISKSELGAFFRAEDHENYMECGDQVLRNFLNGLVIHLRGTKENPKNPNDVLAKHKAEIPKKDSSNRPEFKAAPKDPERARGDQSSSKSSSAAKKPKKKEFPKGNGKPSVVEKVVYKNGKNKK
- a CDS encoding TonB-dependent receptor plug domain-containing protein; the protein is MKQKNFTFSFVLFLLASGILFAQKITVKGSVTDERGVSMPGVNILEKGTSNTATSGLDGDFAISVNKGSVLLFSFVGYKMNEATVTGSILNVKMNPDSKELEAVTVTAFGIKNKTKSLGYASQTLKALDIERPGQLNALESLQGGVAGVTISKTSGGVGAGVDIVIRGVSSLDPSNNNQPLIIIDGNPVNNSTAIGNVAPSKGSNSVSSGEQFSFSNRAIDINPEDIESYTVLKGAGATALYGILAGNGVIIITTKRGKEGKPKININSSISFSEVNHYPELQSKYREGLNGASYVKSTVSNSPSGFEWVNPASPEDSGVLDRNIPVQMVRELSTEIFIKISLKRV
- a CDS encoding TonB-dependent receptor, encoding MGKSCEPGGFWSFGPEYSSSDGAGIKYRNFYKDFFKTGVTQNLGVSVSGGTEKINYFVSASTSKDEGIVPNTSYQRKTFKANGGYQISEKFKIGTSFAYTKSGGIRSNNGDKSVMSSLAYWSPSIDVNDYLTAEGKEKDYTNGIIDQPRYFTSVSNLKDDVNRIIASADFNYQATSWLNFVYRASVDNYSETRNRYVPANLDVGTAVNGFILDENIGFTGLNSSFVITANKKFGNFNTTLTLGNQILDTKNTYSNVRGEGIFITDFNNISNATNLFAYNLGQERVRNVGNFFEAKADYKEIIYLGVTGRYDQVSTLPVKNNKFDYYSTNLSFLFGDLIDQNKSILSYGKLRTSWAQSGKTPPFAIFRKNIKDVNFPFNGVGGVSATSVDANPNLKAEIISTWEIGTDLRFFRDRIRLEYTYFNRVSDDQIIQRIVPQSSSITAFWDNGGSLKTTGNELTLGADWFKNPKFSWTSTLNFTQYKTKVTELPFENIIFGYDSQATNITSQVRLGDAAGTLYGQSWQRVDGKVVIGANGLPVFNKTSTGAIAINKIGEAFPDWVATLNNTFKIQNFDIGFLLEYKKGGDAYDTARRNGIRNGVLGVTADRNESAVLDGVKSDGAGGYVPNDIPINKSLRNNYYNNTIYNTAADALIQDASWFKLRNVSVTYNMTKEALKTIGVSNLSFTVSGSNFLIWTPFDGFDPEGSSYSAGTNVYGFTGLTTPLTQSYSFSINLGF